The Candidatus Ancaeobacter aquaticus genome includes a window with the following:
- the nifS gene encoding cysteine desulfurase NifS: MKEIYVDNNATTRVADEVFEEMRPYFCTLYGNPSSMHSFGGQVHEKMEDARVKVADLIGAESPEEIIFTSCGTESDNSAILSMIESESEKKHIITTRVEHPAVWNLCQYLKTRGYRVTELGVDNEGMINIDELKASLTPDTAVVSVMYANNETGVVFPVEEIADIVKSRGIIFHTDAVQAVGKLPLNVSKTAIDMLSLSGHKLHAPKGVGALYVRKGVKFRPFVIGGHQEKSRRGGTENISSIIGLGKACVLAKSFIEDENTNVKNLRDKLENNLLEKCLDTRLNGHKINRLPNTTNISFEFVEGEAILLLLNEFGICASSGSACTSGSLEPSHVMRAMGVPFTFAHGSIRFSLSRYNNEKEIDFIIEKLPPIIERLREMSPYGRMKGDGRWTKEE; the protein is encoded by the coding sequence ATGAAAGAAATTTATGTAGATAATAATGCCACAACGCGTGTTGCAGATGAAGTCTTTGAAGAGATGAGGCCATATTTTTGCACATTGTATGGTAACCCATCGAGTATGCATAGCTTTGGGGGACAGGTACACGAGAAAATGGAAGATGCCCGGGTAAAAGTTGCTGATCTTATTGGGGCGGAATCTCCTGAAGAAATAATTTTTACCAGTTGTGGGACTGAATCAGATAATAGTGCTATTCTCTCCATGATTGAATCTGAATCCGAAAAGAAGCATATTATAACAACAAGAGTGGAGCACCCAGCAGTATGGAATCTATGCCAATATCTCAAGACGAGAGGGTATAGGGTTACTGAACTGGGCGTAGATAATGAAGGAATGATTAATATTGATGAGTTAAAGGCTTCGCTAACACCTGATACTGCAGTTGTATCGGTGATGTATGCCAACAATGAAACAGGAGTAGTTTTTCCTGTTGAAGAGATTGCAGATATTGTGAAATCAAGAGGTATTATTTTTCATACGGATGCTGTGCAGGCTGTTGGAAAATTACCGCTTAATGTATCTAAAACTGCCATAGATATGCTTTCTCTTTCAGGCCATAAATTGCATGCCCCAAAAGGAGTTGGAGCGTTATATGTAAGAAAAGGAGTGAAATTTAGACCCTTTGTAATAGGTGGGCATCAGGAAAAGTCACGACGTGGAGGAACTGAAAATATTTCTTCAATAATTGGCCTGGGAAAAGCATGTGTATTAGCAAAAAGTTTTATTGAAGATGAAAATACAAATGTAAAAAATCTCAGAGATAAATTGGAAAATAATTTATTAGAGAAGTGTTTAGATACACGTTTAAATGGGCATAAGATAAATCGTTTACCGAATACAACGAATATTAGCTTTGAATTTGTTGAAGGTGAAGCAATACTTCTTTTATTAAACGAATTTGGTATATGTGCCTCATCAGGGTCTGCGTGTACGTCTGGGTCATTAGAACCTTCCCATGTGATGCGAGCCATGGGTGTTCCGTTTACGTTTGCACACGGATCTATACGATTTAGTTTGAGTCGGTATAATAATGAGAAAGAGATCGATTTTATTATAGAAAAACTTCCACCAATTATTGAACGTCTCAGAGAAATGTCACCATATGGTAGAATGAAGGGAGATGGACGATGGACGAAGGAAGAATGA
- a CDS encoding four helix bundle protein produces MDEGRMKNRIQSFRDLEVYKLAFDSAMKIYSVTKSFPASEKYSLVDQIRRSSRSVCSNLAESWRKRRYVAMFINKITDAQQEAAETQTWLDFAFKCDYIAEEIYNSLDEKYEHIFAKLATMERKADTFCRGKKL; encoded by the coding sequence ATGGACGAAGGAAGAATGAAGAACAGGATTCAAAGTTTTAGAGATCTTGAAGTGTATAAATTGGCATTTGATTCTGCAATGAAAATATATAGTGTAACAAAAAGCTTTCCAGCTAGTGAGAAATATTCATTAGTTGACCAAATAAGAAGATCTTCTAGGTCTGTATGTTCAAACCTTGCAGAATCATGGCGGAAACGTAGATATGTTGCAATGTTTATAAATAAGATTACAGATGCTCAACAAGAAGCTGCTGAAACGCAAACATGGCTAGATTTCGCGTTCAAATGCGATTATATTGCAGAAGAAATATATAATTCTCTAGATGAAAAATATGAACATATTTTTGCGAAGCTGGCAACTATGGAGCGAAAAGCAGATACGTTTTGCAGGGGAAAAAAATTGTAG
- a CDS encoding epoxyqueuosine reductase QueH: MNVLSQNPYLLVHICCAPDATVVHEELKDQYRLIFYFYNPNIHPQDEYEKRRKEVQKLSQILKIPLICDEYDPENWHETTKGYECEPEKGARCELCYRIRLEKACETAERKMCNLFTTVLSVSPHKNAALINSIGSELVKGKTVDFLPADFKKKNGFKRSIELSKTYNLYRQNYCGCIYSKR; encoded by the coding sequence ATGAATGTATTATCGCAAAACCCATATCTTCTCGTACATATATGTTGTGCACCTGACGCCACTGTAGTTCACGAAGAACTTAAAGATCAATACAGGCTCATTTTTTATTTCTACAACCCCAATATTCATCCTCAAGACGAGTATGAGAAAAGACGTAAGGAAGTCCAAAAACTGTCCCAAATACTTAAAATCCCCCTTATATGCGATGAATATGACCCAGAGAACTGGCATGAAACCACAAAAGGATATGAATGCGAACCTGAAAAAGGTGCTCGGTGCGAACTTTGTTATCGCATTAGATTAGAAAAAGCATGTGAAACCGCCGAAAGAAAAATGTGTAACCTCTTCACAACCGTTTTATCAGTAAGCCCTCATAAGAATGCTGCACTTATCAATTCTATTGGATCAGAGCTAGTGAAAGGTAAAACGGTGGATTTCCTACCTGCTGATTTTAAGAAAAAAAACGGTTTCAAAAGAAGTATAGAATTGTCTAAAACCTACAACCTCTATCGTCAAAATTATTGCGGTTGTATTTATAGCAAACGATAA